Proteins encoded together in one Bos javanicus breed banteng chromosome 6, ARS-OSU_banteng_1.0, whole genome shotgun sequence window:
- the NKX3-2 gene encoding homeobox protein Nkx-3.2, translating to MAVRGANTLTPFSIQAILNKKEERGGLPATEGRSVPGGTAVAVASAPAVCCWRLFRETDAGALGGAEDSLLASPAGTRTAAGRTAESPGGWDSDSALSEENEGGRRCADPPGASGACRAGATLGLGQPVCELPAAKDLEEEAAGRSDSEMSASVSGDRSPRAEDDGVGPGGARVPTLCSGGGGGRPAGGAEEEEGPAAPKPRKKRSRAAFSHAQVFELERRFNHQRYLSGPERADLAASLKLTETQVKIWFQNRRYKTKRRQMAADLLASAPAAKKVAVKVLVRDDQRQYLPGEVLRPPSLLPLQPSYYYPYYCLPGWALSTCAAAAGTQ from the exons ATGGCTGTGCGCGGCGCCAACACCTTGACGCCCTTCTCCATCCAGGCGATCCTCAACAAGAAAGAGGAGCGCGGCGGGCTGCCCGCGACCGAGGGGCGCTCGGTACCCGGGGGCACAGCGGTGGCAGTGGCTTCGGCGCCCGCTGTCTGTTGCTGGCGGCTTTTTAGGGAGACAGACGCGGGCGCGCTGGGGGGCGCCGAGGACTCTCTGCTGGCGTCGCCTGCGGGGACCAGAACGGCTGCGGGGCGGACCGCGGAGAGCCCGGGCGGCTGGGACTCGGACTCGGCGCTGAGCGAGGAGAACGAGGGCGGCCGGCGCTGCGCGGACCCGCCGGGGGCCAGTGGCGCCTGCCGTGCAGGGGCGACCCTGGGCCTCGGCCAGCCGGTCTGCGAGCTGCCCGCCGCCAAGGACCTGGAGGAGGAAGCCGCAGGCCGGAGCGACAGTGAGATGTCGGCCAGCGTCTCAG GCGACCGCAGCCCGAGGGCCGAGGACGACGGGGTTGGCCCGGGAGGCGCACGCGTGCCCACGCTGTgcagcggcggtggcggcggcaggCCGGCGGGCGgcgcggaggaggaggaggggcccgCCGCGCCCAAGCCCCGCAAGAAGCGTTCGCGCGCCGCCTTCTCGCACGCGCAGGTCTTCGAGCTGGAGCGCCGCTTCAACCACCAGCGCTACCTGTCCGGGCCGGAGCGCGCAGACCTGGCCGCGTCGCTGAAGCTCACTGAGACGCAGGTGAAGATCTGGTTCCAGAACCGTCGCTACAAGACCAAGCGCCGGCAGATGGCTGCCGACCTGCTGGCCTCGGCGCCCGCCGCCAAGAAGGTGGCGGTGAAGGTGCTGGTCCGCGACGATCAGAGACAGTACCTGCCCGGAGAGGTGCTGCGACCACCCTCGCTGTTGCCCCTGCAGCCCTCCTACTATTACCCTTATTACTGCCTCCCTGGCTGGGCGCTCTCCACGTGCGCGGCCGCCGCGGGCACCCAGTGA